A genomic region of Pseudomonas sp. KU43P contains the following coding sequences:
- the flgA gene encoding flagellar basal body P-ring formation chaperone FlgA, producing the protein MYMKTTIFRRLTHLLSSSLAALCLLAPGARTLADAVTLPEQLIGVTQGFLEFAVEDYLATTQTAGRYEIQVSPLDPRLRMPLCSQQLDASLESPAQPLGRVTVRVRCDGSAPWTLFIPATVKLFRDVVVVTRPLKRDNVIGEADVALRERDVGTLTQGFLSDLDQAVGMKMLRSTVIDQVLTPQHLEQAEVVRKGDHVVITARSGSLSVRMPGEALSKGGQGEQIRVRNLNSQRVVKARVTGPGQVEVAM; encoded by the coding sequence ATGTACATGAAAACGACAATTTTCCGACGATTGACACACCTGCTGAGCAGCTCGCTCGCCGCGCTGTGCCTGCTGGCACCCGGCGCTCGCACGCTGGCGGATGCGGTTACCTTGCCTGAACAGCTTATCGGTGTCACCCAAGGGTTTCTTGAATTCGCCGTCGAGGATTATCTGGCCACCACCCAGACCGCGGGGCGCTATGAAATCCAGGTCAGCCCGCTGGATCCGCGCCTGCGCATGCCACTGTGCAGCCAGCAGCTCGACGCATCGCTGGAAAGCCCGGCGCAACCGCTGGGCCGCGTGACGGTGCGCGTGCGCTGCGATGGCAGCGCGCCATGGACCCTCTTCATACCGGCCACTGTGAAGCTGTTCCGCGACGTGGTGGTGGTCACTCGCCCGCTCAAGCGCGACAACGTGATCGGCGAAGCTGACGTGGCCCTGCGCGAGCGCGATGTAGGCACCCTGACACAAGGCTTTCTCAGCGACCTTGACCAGGCCGTGGGCATGAAGATGCTGCGCTCAACGGTGATTGACCAGGTACTCACCCCGCAACATCTTGAACAGGCCGAGGTGGTGCGCAAGGGCGATCATGTGGTGATTACCGCGCGCAGCGGCAGCCTCAGCGTGCGCATGCCCGGCGAAGCCTTGAGCAAGGGCGGCCAGGGTGAACAGATTCGCGTGCGCAACCTCAATTCACAACGGGTGGTCAAGGCCCGGGTGACCGGACCCGGCCAGGTCGAGGTGGCGATGTAG
- a CDS encoding flagella synthesis protein FlgN encodes MHDITLLQLIEDDIAPTEELLDLLQREAVALHTRDLAPLEGILARKQSLIVLLEQQGLRRNNLLASLGLSADRAGVQAVAAQSDNGEVIMQQLNVLTQLMDACQKVNETNGRIIQVQQHVTANQIRILMGGDSPSLYDSRGATSPLAKPRALSQV; translated from the coding sequence ATGCACGACATCACTTTGCTGCAACTGATCGAAGACGACATCGCCCCGACCGAGGAACTGCTCGACCTCCTGCAAAGAGAGGCGGTAGCCCTTCACACTCGGGACCTGGCGCCGCTAGAGGGCATCCTGGCCCGCAAGCAGTCGCTGATCGTCCTGCTCGAGCAGCAAGGCCTGCGCCGCAACAACCTGCTCGCCAGCCTCGGCCTGAGCGCCGACCGCGCCGGGGTGCAGGCGGTGGCCGCGCAGTCGGACAACGGCGAAGTGATCATGCAACAGCTCAACGTGCTGACCCAGCTGATGGATGCCTGCCAGAAGGTGAACGAGACCAACGGCCGGATCATCCAGGTACAACAGCACGTCACGGCCAATCAGATCAGGATCCTCATGGGCGGCGATTCTCCGTCGCTCTACGACAGCCGTGGCGCCACCTCGCCACTGGCCAAGCCCCGGGCACTCAGCCAAGTGTGA
- the flgM gene encoding flagellar biosynthesis anti-sigma factor FlgM: MVIDFSRLNNSPSVTGGVRGTAAPGAADKAGEPAAAPASTSASGEAVHLSQEAQQLQKISDKLRDQPVVDNARVAQLKQAIADGSYQVDAGRVASKLLDFEAQR, translated from the coding sequence ATGGTCATCGACTTCAGTCGTTTGAATAACTCTCCGTCCGTTACGGGCGGCGTTCGCGGCACTGCCGCACCGGGTGCCGCCGACAAGGCCGGCGAACCGGCTGCAGCGCCGGCAAGCACCAGCGCCAGCGGAGAAGCGGTACACCTCAGCCAAGAGGCCCAGCAGTTGCAGAAGATCAGCGACAAGCTGCGCGACCAGCCCGTTGTCGACAACGCCCGCGTGGCGCAGTTGAAGCAGGCGATCGCCGACGGCAGCTACCAGGTCGATGCCGGCCGGGTCGCCAGCAAACTGCTCGATTTCGAAGCCCAGCGCTGA